Proteins found in one Flexistipes sp. genomic segment:
- the corA gene encoding magnesium/cobalt transporter CorA, whose protein sequence is MIKFYLKKKGKISLYTQDSFEILPAKEDILWIDITFPSQNDFKIIESEYNLEFPTRQESQEIEVSSRFWEDEDDITINSFFMISEDKHSYNESISFILKDHMLITIRYREFKTFNDCEKKLLSAPNLFISGYDVFGYILESRIDIDADIIENLSRSVTTLRKQLFSDETDNEDILEIISRFEDMNTMIRDSLIDKQRIISSMLKSPKVPQSLLNNLKIMIKDVNSLIEYTKYNFDRLDYIHNIFLGLLGIEQNKVVKIFTVVSVIFLPPTLIASIYGMNFEFMPELDWLLGYPFSLGLMLASAILPIFIFKKKGWL, encoded by the coding sequence ATGATCAAATTTTACCTTAAGAAAAAGGGCAAAATTAGTCTGTACACTCAGGACTCTTTTGAAATACTTCCGGCTAAAGAAGATATACTATGGATAGATATAACATTCCCTTCACAGAATGATTTCAAAATAATAGAAAGTGAATACAACCTTGAATTTCCCACCCGTCAGGAATCTCAGGAAATTGAGGTAAGTTCACGTTTTTGGGAAGATGAAGATGATATTACGATAAACAGTTTCTTTATGATTTCGGAAGATAAACATTCATATAATGAAAGTATCAGTTTCATCCTGAAAGACCATATGCTTATTACAATCAGATACAGGGAATTCAAGACATTTAACGACTGTGAAAAGAAACTTTTATCAGCACCAAACCTGTTCATCAGCGGCTATGATGTATTCGGTTACATACTTGAATCACGAATTGATATAGATGCGGATATTATTGAGAATTTGTCCAGATCGGTTACTACACTCAGAAAGCAACTTTTCTCAGATGAAACAGATAATGAAGATATTTTGGAGATAATTTCCCGTTTTGAAGATATGAACACGATGATAAGAGACAGTTTGATCGATAAACAGCGCATAATATCTTCCATGTTGAAATCCCCGAAAGTTCCCCAGTCTTTACTGAATAATCTGAAAATAATGATAAAAGATGTTAACTCTTTGATTGAATATACGAAATACAATTTTGACCGGCTTGACTATATACACAACATTTTTTTGGGACTTCTGGGAATAGAGCAAAACAAAGTGGTGAAAATTTTCACCGTGGTTTCCGTTATCTTCCTGCCCCCTACCCTTATCGCAAGTATTTACGGGATGAACTTCGAGTTTATGCCGGAGTTGGACTGGTTATTAGGCTATCCCTTCTCATTAGGACTGATGCTTGCTTCCGCAATACTGCCTATATTCATATTCAAAAAGAAAGGCTGGCTTTAA
- a CDS encoding SHOCT domain-containing protein, producing MHGYNGYGFGMGYGMGFGWIIWIIVIILLIFLLVKVFGSQNNSTGRDENRALEILKERYAKGEIDKQEFEEKKKDLK from the coding sequence ATGCACGGTTATAACGGATACGGTTTCGGTATGGGATATGGAATGGGTTTTGGATGGATAATCTGGATTATAGTTATAATTTTGCTAATTTTTTTATTGGTAAAAGTTTTTGGCAGTCAAAACAATTCCACAGGCAGAGATGAAAACAGGGCTCTTGAAATACTTAAGGAGCGGTACGCAAAGGGTGAAATTGACAAACAGGAATTTGAGGAAAAGAAGAAAGATTTAAAATGA
- a CDS encoding ethylbenzene dehydrogenase-related protein — protein sequence MRKFLFSFIAVFAMMFGVLSVSFAADTMVAEKVDSPPVLDGQVDNMWMDVQPLIVKTVVADYDAGNDHYKDKWWDAYEGEEKTVKLRSVYTDDKIYFLFQWNDQEDSRDRQSWYYNKKESKWMQKPKYVPDANGLPPAYEDKFTMFWNISIENFESNGCSTLCHGVKMRTNNDGETADIWHWKRDRGGPVGIIDDKWLNNDENGRHGDPGKSTYSYNSQEFEYEGKTVKAPKYWIPGREDYHWILKSEIENGTAKKIVKMDKYGNLVDEAGNTLSTGDFYFGSPRVIPSLAPVRMGEGSRADIREAHNFEDGMWTLEIVRDRNTGDEEHDVQFTEAGKPYLFSLAIMDNEAIAHSTPGGLLGTAYKLILK from the coding sequence ATGAGAAAATTTTTATTCTCGTTCATTGCTGTATTTGCAATGATGTTTGGTGTTTTATCAGTAAGTTTTGCTGCCGATACGATGGTGGCAGAGAAGGTTGATTCGCCGCCGGTTCTGGACGGTCAGGTGGATAATATGTGGATGGATGTACAACCTCTGATTGTTAAAACCGTTGTGGCTGACTATGATGCAGGCAATGACCATTACAAGGACAAATGGTGGGATGCATATGAAGGAGAAGAAAAAACAGTAAAGCTTCGTTCAGTTTATACGGACGATAAAATTTATTTTCTTTTTCAGTGGAATGATCAGGAAGACAGCCGTGACAGACAGTCGTGGTACTATAACAAAAAAGAAAGTAAATGGATGCAGAAGCCCAAATATGTTCCGGATGCTAACGGCTTGCCGCCTGCATATGAAGACAAGTTTACAATGTTCTGGAATATTTCCATTGAAAATTTTGAATCAAACGGTTGCTCAACACTTTGCCACGGCGTAAAAATGAGAACCAATAATGACGGAGAAACAGCCGATATATGGCACTGGAAGAGAGACAGGGGCGGACCTGTCGGCATTATTGATGACAAATGGCTGAATAACGATGAAAACGGCAGGCATGGCGATCCCGGCAAAAGTACCTATTCTTACAATTCTCAGGAATTTGAGTATGAAGGCAAAACTGTGAAAGCACCTAAATATTGGATACCAGGCAGAGAAGATTATCACTGGATTCTTAAGTCTGAAATTGAAAACGGGACAGCAAAGAAAATAGTCAAAATGGATAAATACGGCAATCTTGTGGACGAAGCAGGGAATACTCTCAGTACAGGGGATTTCTACTTTGGCAGTCCAAGGGTGATTCCGAGTCTTGCCCCGGTAAGAATGGGTGAAGGCAGTCGTGCAGACATTAGAGAAGCTCATAACTTCGAAGACGGAATGTGGACACTTGAAATAGTTAGAGACAGAAACACAGGTGATGAAGAGCATGATGTACAGTTTACAGAAGCAGGGAAACCTTACCTGTTTTCATTAGCAATAATGGATAATGAAGCGATAGCTCATTCTACACCAGGCGGACTCTTGGGAACAGCCTATAAACTTATTCTGAAATAA
- a CDS encoding PepSY domain-containing protein: MKKLLILAAITVFGASLALAHGNGYGRGYGMGPGMMGQGYGQGYGPGNCMGNGFQGAAEQLSEDGAKEVVQKIVAANFKGFKVEKVEQFRMPMGIMYEVEVVDGKNNRLEFHVNPWGNVMGPFTDGYRNQN, encoded by the coding sequence ATGAAAAAGTTACTTATTTTAGCAGCAATCACAGTTTTTGGAGCATCACTGGCTTTGGCTCATGGTAATGGTTACGGCAGAGGTTATGGAATGGGACCCGGAATGATGGGGCAAGGATACGGACAGGGGTATGGTCCGGGGAATTGTATGGGTAATGGTTTTCAGGGTGCCGCTGAACAGCTGAGTGAAGACGGTGCCAAGGAAGTTGTACAAAAAATAGTTGCAGCGAATTTCAAAGGGTTTAAGGTTGAAAAAGTTGAACAGTTCCGCATGCCTATGGGAATAATGTATGAAGTGGAAGTAGTTGACGGAAAGAATAACAGGTTGGAGTTTCATGTGAATCCATGGGGCAATGTGATGGGACCTTTTACCGATGGCTACAGAAATCAGAACTAA
- a CDS encoding medium chain dehydrogenase/reductase family protein has product MSYRRLEITKCGGPEVLRIVEETSLPEPAKDEVRVKVLATGAAFTDIMIREGMYPEIKQKPPFTIGYDMVGVVDKIGEGVEKFKSGQRVADLMVIGACSEYVCVSADRLTLVPDELDAGEAVSLVLSYVTAYQMLNRIAEVKSGQRVLIHGAGGAVGTAMIQLSVLKDLEIYGTASKSKHELVSSLGAVPIDYQNEDYSDRLRSLANKGIDAVFDPIGGDNLKRSFSVLGHSGKLVSYGFYDSVLGKGGNIPLDFLRLKLWNIFPNHRSTSFYSIGATRKNHPDWFSEDLTTLFGLLKDGRISPVIGLRVPMNKATEAYELIEKANVNGKVIIEVA; this is encoded by the coding sequence ATGTCTTACAGGCGTCTTGAAATTACAAAATGTGGCGGGCCGGAGGTACTCAGGATAGTTGAAGAAACATCATTGCCTGAACCGGCAAAAGATGAAGTCAGAGTAAAAGTATTGGCCACTGGGGCTGCATTTACAGACATTATGATTCGCGAAGGAATGTACCCTGAAATCAAACAAAAACCACCCTTTACGATAGGCTATGATATGGTTGGTGTCGTGGATAAAATTGGCGAAGGGGTTGAAAAATTCAAGTCAGGCCAAAGGGTTGCCGATTTGATGGTCATCGGTGCATGTTCCGAATATGTATGTGTGTCGGCTGATCGATTGACATTGGTTCCTGATGAATTGGATGCAGGCGAGGCTGTAAGCCTTGTTTTGTCATACGTTACAGCTTATCAAATGCTGAACAGAATCGCTGAGGTAAAATCCGGTCAGAGAGTACTGATTCACGGAGCCGGCGGTGCAGTTGGTACAGCCATGATTCAACTGAGCGTGTTGAAGGATTTGGAAATTTATGGGACTGCTTCAAAATCAAAACATGAACTTGTTTCTAGTTTAGGGGCGGTGCCGATTGATTACCAAAATGAGGACTATTCAGATAGGTTGCGAAGTCTTGCAAACAAAGGGATAGATGCTGTATTTGATCCCATTGGCGGCGACAACCTGAAGCGATCATTTAGTGTGTTGGGGCACAGTGGAAAACTTGTCAGCTATGGTTTCTATGATTCAGTACTGGGTAAAGGTGGGAATATACCGCTGGATTTTTTGCGGCTTAAGTTATGGAATATATTTCCCAATCATCGTTCCACATCATTCTATTCTATCGGGGCTACACGAAAGAATCATCCTGATTGGTTCTCTGAAGATTTGACCACGTTGTTTGGTTTGCTTAAAGATGGACGAATTAGTCCGGTCATCGGGTTAAGGGTGCCTATGAATAAAGCAACAGAAGCGTATGAGCTTATTGAAAAGGCGAATGTGAATGGAAAAGTAATAATTGAAGTTGCTTAA
- a CDS encoding transposase has product MARTKRFKINGDVGYYHVISRTVGGEFLLGDVEKEKLLSVIKQFNSLYFVNIIGYCIMDNHFHLLVKTLSVEDIDNVELKERLSRHNKNIPDEITESEIIKYKEKLTDISEYVKSIKMTFSRWYNKKNNRKGYFWGDRFKSVLVESGESLLNMLAYIDLNPVRANICSKPEEYRWCSFSDRLAKSNDDFLSFEGTEIDRIEDYISFIYGVGKVERKSYKGAEKGKISEDSRPEISLWQHRIRYFSDTLVIGSKGFIEYAYKTFEDKITKKERRAHKIPIDLPHNLYSIRRLNSI; this is encoded by the coding sequence ATGGCAAGGACTAAGCGATTTAAAATTAACGGCGATGTTGGATATTATCATGTGATTTCCCGGACAGTGGGCGGAGAGTTTTTGTTGGGTGATGTTGAAAAAGAAAAGCTTCTTTCTGTTATAAAGCAGTTCAACTCATTGTATTTTGTAAACATTATCGGTTATTGTATTATGGACAACCACTTTCACCTTCTTGTAAAAACTTTATCAGTGGAAGATATCGATAATGTAGAACTTAAAGAGCGATTATCCCGCCACAATAAAAATATACCGGATGAAATCACGGAATCTGAAATAATAAAATATAAAGAAAAGCTGACTGACATATCTGAGTATGTAAAATCAATAAAAATGACGTTTTCCAGATGGTACAACAAAAAGAACAACCGAAAGGGTTATTTCTGGGGAGACAGATTTAAGAGTGTACTGGTGGAAAGCGGAGAAAGTCTTTTGAACATGCTTGCCTACATTGATTTAAACCCTGTGCGTGCAAATATCTGCAGTAAACCTGAAGAATACAGATGGTGCAGTTTCTCAGACAGATTGGCAAAGTCAAACGATGATTTCCTGAGTTTTGAAGGCACTGAGATTGATAGAATTGAAGACTATATATCGTTTATATACGGTGTGGGCAAAGTTGAGAGGAAAAGTTATAAAGGTGCAGAAAAAGGGAAAATCTCGGAAGATTCCCGACCGGAAATAAGTTTATGGCAGCACAGGATCAGATATTTTTCCGATACACTTGTTATTGGTTCAAAGGGTTTCATAGAATATGCATACAAAACATTTGAGGATAAAATAACGAAAAAGGAACGGAGAGCGCACAAAATTCCCATTGATCTGCCGCACAATTTATATTCCATCCGGCGGCTGAATAGTATTTGA